Genomic DNA from Oryzomonas sagensis:
ATCGTCGCCTACGAGCTGTTATTCAGGTCATCGGAAGCGCCGGACCATGCCGATGTCCAGGATGACGTCAGCGCCACCTCCAACACCATCATGAATACGATCTCCTGCTTCGGCACACAGGCCGCCATGGGGAGGCATCGCGGGTTCGTCAACGTGGATGCGGACCTGCTCATGAGCGATACCCTGGAAATCCTCCCGCCGGAACGGTTCGGCATAGAACTGCTGGAAACCGTCGCCATCACCCCCGACGTGATCGGGCGCTGCCGCGAACTGAGGGCGAAGGGGTACCTGCTGGCCCTGGACGACCACACGTACGATCCCCGCTGCCGGGAGTTGTACGACGGCGTGGTCAACGTCGTAAAGATCGACATCACCGGGGTGGACAGCGCCGGGATGGCGCTGCTGGTCGAGCAGTTCAGGCCGTACCCGGTCAAGCTTCTGGCGGAGAAGGTCGATAGCCGGGAGCGCTATCTGGAATGCAACCGCTTAGGCTTCGACCTGTTCCAGGGGTATACGTTCTCCCAGCCGGCCGTCATGAAGAAGCGGCGCTGGGACGACTCGTCCGACGTTATCTTCAAGCTGATGCAGCAGCTCACCGACGAGGCGGAACTTGAGGATATGGAGCAAACGATCAAGCAGAGCCCGCCGCTCGTCTACAAACTGCTGGTCCTGGTCAACTCCATCTCCCTGGGGCTGCGGGCCAAGGTCGTCTCCATTCGCCACGCCGTCATGATGATCGGGCTGCGCCAGCTCAAGCGCTGGGTGCAACTGGCGATCTTCGCCACGGACGGGGAGTCGTGCCTGGACGACCCGGCCGTCGACCTGGCCGCGGTGCGGGCGGTCTTCATGGAGGAGTTGGTCAAGCTGACCCCCCTGGTGCGCAGGAACCGTCATGCCGCCGATGAAGGCTATATGATCGGCATCCTGTCGATCCTCACCGCCGTCTTCGACCTCACCATGGAGGAGATCGTGGCGAATCTTCACCTCTCCGACGAGGTCCTGGATGCCTTGCTGAACAGGGAGGGGGACTTCGGCGTGCTGCTGAGTCTGGTGGAGCAGATCGAAAACCTGGAATTCGAGCGCGCCGCCGAACGTCTGGAAGTGTTGGGGATACCGCTCATGGCGGTCCTGAACTGTCAGAAAACGGCCTATAGCTGGCGTTTCGGGGTGTGAAGACAAGAGGGGTAACGGGAGCCGGGACTTATGATAGTTTTAGGACCTCTCCGTCCCATTGGTCCCATATGTCCCATACCCCCCTTTCCCATAAAAGTTCCACAGGAGGACCATCATGCCCGAAAAAACCATCCTGATCGTCGACGATGAGGAGATGATCCGCGACGTTTCGGCCGCCATGCTCGAGGAGCTCGGTTTTGCGACCATTGCCGCCGCCAACGGCCCAGAGGCGATCCGTATCTTCCGGGACAAGGGGGATGTGATCGCCGGGGTGCTCCTGGACATGAGCATGCCGATCATGGACGGCATCGCGGTCTTCAGGGAACTGCGCCGCATCCGGCCGGACGTCAGGGTCATCCTCGCCAGCGGTTATAGCGAACGGGAGGTCGCGGAATCCTTCGGGGCGGTGGGGGTGGACGGTTTCGTCCAAAAGCCGTTCAACCTGGAGAGCCTCGCCGCTGCCGTGCGGCGCGTCGTGGCCCCCGGCGACGTCACGAACGCGTAACCACGGAGGATTCCCATGTCCCCTGCGCCGCCGTCCGTCAAAACCGTACTCTTCTTCATCATCGGGATCGTTGCGCTCCCCTGTGTCGGCATTATCATCCATACCGGGCTGCACCACCGGGACGAGGTCATCGGCAGCGCCGGAGCGGAGACCCGGAGGGTGGTGGGGCGCATCGTCTCGGAACAGCAGAACCTCACGGCGGCGACCGAGCAGTTGATGGCCACCCTGGGCCGGCTCCCCGAGGTCGCGGACGAGGATGCGGCCCGGACCGGGGCGATCCTGAAGAGCCTGGTCGAGCTCAATCCCCAGTACGCCAACCTCCTGATCGCCGATCATCTGGGCAACGTCTGGTGCTCGGGCATTCCGGCCAAACTCCCCCTCGCCATCGCCGACCGCCGCCATTTCAGAAACGCCCTGGCCAGCGGGCGCCTCTCCTCCAGCGAGTACCTCATCGGCCGCACCACCAACAGGCCCGCCATCAGCTACGCCTATCCCTACCGGGGGCGGGACGGCGCCATCGCCGGGGTCATCGTCGCCACCCTCAACCTGGATTTCTACCAGAATATCGTGGAGCAGTTCAAACTCCCCCCCCAAGCCGGACTCCTGCTCGTGGATCACCGGGGCGTCATCATCTACGCCAGCAGGGAGGCCAGGCCACAGGTCGGCACCCCGCTGCGGGCGGACCTGTTCCGGCAGATGGTCCGGGGGCCGGAGGAGGCGACCGGCAGTATCGACAGCATGGCGGGGGACCGGCGCATCGCCAGCTACCGCAAGCTGCGCCTCAAGGGGGAGGCGGAGCCCTACCTGTACGCCCGGGTGACCATACCCTATGCCGCGGCCCTGGCCGCGGCCGACACCCAGTTCCTCGTGGACGTGGCCCTGCTGTCGGCCTTTCTGCTCCTGGCGGCCGGGGCTGCCTACCTGGTGGGCACCCGCCTCATCATTCGGCGGATCTCGGTGCTGACGGACGCCTCGCAACGCCTGGCCGAGGGGGAGCGGAAGATCCGGGTGGCGGAACTGGTGCGGGGGGGCGAACTGGGAGCCCTGGGGCAGACCTTCGACCACATGGCCGAGCAGCTTGAACGGCGCGAGAGCGCCCTGCGGGAGAGCGAGGGGCAGATGCGGGTGCTCTTCGAGTCGTCCCAGGCCGGCATCGTGCTGCTGGACGCTGCCTGTACGATCATGGTGGCCAACGGGCGCCTGGCCGAGATGCTCGGCCGCACCCCGGAGGAGCTGACCGGCTCCCCGTATATCGACCACCTCCCGCCGGACCAGCGTTCCACCTGCCGGGAAAACCTGTGCAGGATCATCGACCGGGAAATCGATACCATAAGCACCGAACGGCGCTACCTGCGGAAGGACGGCAGCGTCTTCTGGGGGTATTTCACCGGCCGCCGCTACGAGGACGATCACGGGGGGCTCATCGGCGTCGTAGGGCACATCAGCGATATCAGCGAGATCAAGCATGCCGAGGAGGAGCGCCGCAAGATCGAACAGCAGATGCTGCACGCCCAGAAGCTGGAAGGCCTGGGGGTCCTGGCCGGGGGCATCGCCCACGACTTCAACAACATCCTCATGGCCATCATCGGCAATGCGGACCTGGCGCTGATGCGCATCAACAGGGAATCCCCCTGCGTGGAGAACCTGCACAAGATCGAGGAGGCCGCCGCCCGGGCCGCGGACCTGGCCAAGCAGATGCTGGCCTACTCGGGCAAGGGGAAATTCCTCGTCGAGAGCATCGACCTGAACCGCATCCTGGAAGACATGGTCCAGATGCTGGAGGTCTCCATCTCCAAGAAGGCATTGCTGCGGCTCAACCTCTGCCCGGAACTCGCGGCGGTGGAGGCCGACGCCACCCAACTGCGCCAGGTCGTCATGAATCTGGTGATCAACGCCTCGGAGGCCATCGGCGACAGGGACGGCGTGATCGCCATCACCACCGGCTGCATGGAGTGCGACGAGGCGTATCTGAAGGACGCCTGGCTGAACGAGAGCATCGGCCCGGGGCCTTACGTCTGGCTTGAGATCGCCGATACCGGCTGCGGCATGGACCGGGAGACCATGGCGAAGATCTTCGA
This window encodes:
- a CDS encoding PAS domain S-box protein, yielding MSPAPPSVKTVLFFIIGIVALPCVGIIIHTGLHHRDEVIGSAGAETRRVVGRIVSEQQNLTAATEQLMATLGRLPEVADEDAARTGAILKSLVELNPQYANLLIADHLGNVWCSGIPAKLPLAIADRRHFRNALASGRLSSSEYLIGRTTNRPAISYAYPYRGRDGAIAGVIVATLNLDFYQNIVEQFKLPPQAGLLLVDHRGVIIYASREARPQVGTPLRADLFRQMVRGPEEATGSIDSMAGDRRIASYRKLRLKGEAEPYLYARVTIPYAAALAAADTQFLVDVALLSAFLLLAAGAAYLVGTRLIIRRISVLTDASQRLAEGERKIRVAELVRGGELGALGQTFDHMAEQLERRESALRESEGQMRVLFESSQAGIVLLDAACTIMVANGRLAEMLGRTPEELTGSPYIDHLPPDQRSTCRENLCRIIDREIDTISTERRYLRKDGSVFWGYFTGRRYEDDHGGLIGVVGHISDISEIKHAEEERRKIEQQMLHAQKLEGLGVLAGGIAHDFNNILMAIIGNADLALMRINRESPCVENLHKIEEAAARAADLAKQMLAYSGKGKFLVESIDLNRILEDMVQMLEVSISKKALLRLNLCPELAAVEADATQLRQVVMNLVINASEAIGDRDGVIAITTGCMECDEAYLKDAWLNESIGPGPYVWLEIADTGCGMDRETMAKIFDPFFTTKFTGRGLGMAAVLGIIRGHRGTIKVYSEPGRGTTFKVLLPVAPLPAELPAPEPLVCEWHGSGTVLLADDEKSVRSIGREMLKALGYTPVTAADGREAVELCRSTPGIVFAILDLTMPNMDGEQCFRELRRLDPGIRVIMSSGYNKQDVAPRFAGKGLDGFIQKPYTIAALREAVSRLGLANPGDCAPSGHR
- a CDS encoding EAL and HDOD domain-containing protein, yielding MGQHFIGRQAIVSKAEEIVAYELLFRSSEAPDHADVQDDVSATSNTIMNTISCFGTQAAMGRHRGFVNVDADLLMSDTLEILPPERFGIELLETVAITPDVIGRCRELRAKGYLLALDDHTYDPRCRELYDGVVNVVKIDITGVDSAGMALLVEQFRPYPVKLLAEKVDSRERYLECNRLGFDLFQGYTFSQPAVMKKRRWDDSSDVIFKLMQQLTDEAELEDMEQTIKQSPPLVYKLLVLVNSISLGLRAKVVSIRHAVMMIGLRQLKRWVQLAIFATDGESCLDDPAVDLAAVRAVFMEELVKLTPLVRRNRHAADEGYMIGILSILTAVFDLTMEEIVANLHLSDEVLDALLNREGDFGVLLSLVEQIENLEFERAAERLEVLGIPLMAVLNCQKTAYSWRFGV
- a CDS encoding response regulator, with protein sequence MPEKTILIVDDEEMIRDVSAAMLEELGFATIAAANGPEAIRIFRDKGDVIAGVLLDMSMPIMDGIAVFRELRRIRPDVRVILASGYSEREVAESFGAVGVDGFVQKPFNLESLAAAVRRVVAPGDVTNA